The Paenibacillus sp. RUD330 genome has a segment encoding these proteins:
- the purM gene encoding phosphoribosylformylglycinamidine cyclo-ligase gives MAEAYKQAGVDIAAGNEAVERMKKHVKRTLRPEVLGGLGGFGGMFGLDKDKYEEPVLVSGTDGVGTKLMLAFAMDKHDTIGIDAVAMCVNDIIVQGAEPLFFLDYLATGKVEPSKIEAIVAGIAEGCVQAGCALIGGETAEMPGMYTPEEYDIGGFTVGVVDRKKIIDGTTIAPGDAVIGLASSGIHSNGYSLVRRLLLEQAGYGLQDELQELGGKKLGGVLLEPTKIYVKPALELIKRVEVKGMAHITGGGFIENIPRVLPEGVNVEIQYGSWPIQPIFSLMQEKGAITHRDMFTTFNMGIGLVVVVPADQAEAAVAAANELGEQAFRIGTVTEGSRIVTFRGADV, from the coding sequence GTGGCAGAGGCATACAAGCAGGCCGGAGTCGACATCGCGGCGGGCAACGAAGCGGTCGAACGGATGAAGAAGCATGTGAAAAGAACGCTCCGCCCCGAGGTGCTGGGCGGCCTGGGCGGCTTCGGAGGCATGTTCGGCCTCGACAAGGACAAGTACGAGGAGCCGGTGCTCGTCTCCGGCACCGACGGCGTCGGCACGAAGCTGATGCTCGCTTTTGCCATGGACAAGCATGATACGATCGGCATCGACGCCGTCGCCATGTGCGTGAACGACATCATCGTGCAGGGCGCCGAGCCGCTGTTCTTCCTCGACTACCTGGCGACGGGCAAGGTGGAGCCGTCCAAGATCGAGGCGATCGTCGCCGGCATCGCCGAAGGCTGCGTGCAGGCCGGCTGCGCCCTGATCGGGGGCGAGACTGCCGAGATGCCGGGCATGTACACGCCGGAGGAGTACGATATCGGCGGCTTTACGGTCGGCGTCGTCGACCGCAAGAAGATCATCGACGGCACGACGATCGCGCCGGGAGACGCCGTCATCGGCCTGGCCTCGAGCGGCATCCACAGCAACGGATACTCGCTCGTGCGCCGGCTGCTGCTGGAGCAGGCGGGCTACGGCCTGCAGGATGAGCTCCAGGAGCTCGGCGGCAAGAAGCTGGGCGGCGTCCTGCTCGAGCCGACGAAAATCTACGTCAAGCCGGCTCTGGAGCTGATCAAGCGCGTCGAGGTGAAGGGCATGGCCCATATTACCGGCGGCGGCTTCATCGAGAACATCCCGCGCGTGCTGCCGGAAGGCGTGAACGTGGAGATCCAGTACGGCAGCTGGCCGATCCAGCCGATTTTCTCCCTCATGCAGGAAAAAGGCGCCATCACGCATCGCGACATGTTCACGACGTTCAACATGGGCATCGGCCTCGTCGTCGTCGTCCCCGCCGATCAGGCGGAGGCGGCCGTTGCCGCGGCGAACGAGCTGGGCGAGCAGGCATTCCGCATCGGCACGGTCACGGAGGGAAGCCGCATCGTCACGTTCCGCGGAGCCGACGTCTAA
- the purF gene encoding amidophosphoribosyltransferase: MPDEVSIAVQLGSRWGEGGPSAVPELDGDGIALTGSAPELPAPGGMPRGGSVPEVRPADATAPARRLSGPQSKELQSVSRTWENAHYNAGIGRDDIFDKLKEECGVFGVFNTPNASSLAYYGLHALQHRGEESSGVCTVESSDGSFAYHRGMGLVKEVFTTDILASLPGDRAIGHVRYSTSGGSQLGNAQPLVFKYRGGDLAVATNGNIVNAPSIRRELEAQGSIFQTTSDTEVIAHLIARSSKDFVEAAKDALQRIIGGFAFLIMTNDLLLVASDPNGLRPLVMGRLGDGYIFASETCAFETIGATYVRDVQPGELLILDKDGLRADRFEQEQRRASCAMEYIYFARPDSDINEVNIHTARKQMGRRLAVEAFIDADIVTGVPDSSISAAIGYAEQTGIPYEMGLIKNKYTGRTFIQPSQELREKGVKMKLSAVRKIVEGKRVVMIDDSIVRGTTSLRIVNMLREAGAKEVHVRISSPPFANPCYYGIDTPDRRELIASSKTVEEIRQAINADSLYFLSAEGLIEAASVPGDSRGGGLCLACFTNEYPTPIDESSDKSCSC, from the coding sequence ATGCCTGATGAAGTAAGCATAGCGGTCCAGCTCGGCTCCCGCTGGGGAGAGGGCGGTCCGTCCGCCGTTCCCGAGCTGGACGGCGACGGCATCGCGCTGACGGGTTCGGCGCCGGAGCTGCCGGCTCCTGGGGGCATGCCTAGAGGGGGTTCAGTACCCGAGGTTCGGCCTGCCGACGCCACAGCACCCGCCCGCCGACTTTCCGGCCCCCAATCCAAGGAGCTTCAATCCGTATCCCGCACATGGGAAAATGCCCATTACAATGCGGGCATCGGCCGCGACGACATTTTCGACAAGCTGAAGGAAGAATGCGGCGTGTTCGGGGTATTCAACACCCCGAATGCTTCGTCGCTGGCCTACTACGGCCTGCATGCTCTGCAGCATCGCGGAGAGGAAAGCTCGGGCGTCTGCACCGTGGAAAGCTCGGATGGCAGCTTCGCGTACCACCGCGGCATGGGACTGGTCAAGGAAGTGTTCACGACGGACATCCTGGCTTCGCTGCCGGGCGACCGCGCGATCGGCCATGTCCGATATTCCACCTCCGGGGGCAGCCAGCTCGGCAACGCCCAGCCGCTCGTCTTCAAATACCGCGGCGGCGACCTCGCCGTAGCGACCAACGGCAACATCGTCAATGCGCCGTCGATCCGCCGCGAGCTGGAGGCGCAGGGCTCGATCTTCCAGACGACGAGCGACACCGAGGTTATCGCGCATCTCATCGCGCGCTCGTCCAAGGACTTCGTCGAAGCCGCCAAGGACGCGCTGCAGCGGATCATCGGCGGTTTCGCCTTCCTGATCATGACCAACGACCTGCTGCTCGTCGCCTCGGATCCCAACGGGCTGCGTCCGCTTGTCATGGGCCGCCTCGGCGATGGGTATATCTTCGCCTCGGAGACCTGCGCGTTCGAGACGATCGGCGCGACTTATGTCCGCGACGTCCAGCCGGGCGAACTGCTCATCCTCGACAAGGACGGCCTGCGCGCCGACCGCTTCGAGCAGGAGCAGCGCCGGGCATCCTGCGCGATGGAGTACATCTACTTCGCGCGCCCCGACAGCGACATCAACGAGGTCAACATCCATACCGCCCGCAAGCAGATGGGCCGCCGCCTCGCGGTGGAGGCGTTCATCGACGCCGACATCGTCACGGGCGTGCCGGATTCCAGCATTTCCGCCGCCATCGGCTACGCGGAGCAGACGGGCATTCCGTATGAGATGGGCCTCATCAAAAACAAATACACCGGCCGCACGTTCATCCAGCCTTCGCAGGAGCTGCGCGAGAAGGGCGTCAAGATGAAGCTGTCCGCCGTCCGCAAAATCGTCGAGGGCAAGCGCGTCGTCATGATCGACGACTCCATCGTTCGCGGCACGACGTCCCTGCGGATCGTCAACATGCTCCGCGAGGCCGGCGCCAAGGAAGTGCATGTGAGGATCAGCTCTCCGCCGTTCGCCAACCCTTGCTATTACGGCATCGACACGCCGGACCGGCGCGAGCTGATCGCCTCGTCGAAGACGGTCGAGGAGATCCGCCAGGCGATCAACGCCGACTCGCTGTATTTCCTCAGCGCCGAAGGCTTGATCGAGGCGGCTTCCGTGCCGGGCGACTCCAGGGGCGGCGGCCTTTGCCTCGCCTGCTTTACGAATGAGTATCCGACTCCGATCGACGAGAGCTCGGACAAGAGCTGCAGCTGTTAG
- the purL gene encoding phosphoribosylformylglycinamidine synthase subunit PurL, producing the protein MTQQLTAKEPTAEQIAEQKIYQQFGVTDHEYGLICGFMGRLPNYTEIGVFSVMWSEHCSYKNSKPILRKFPVTGPKVLMGPGEGAGIVDIGDNQAVVFKIESHNHPSAVEPYQGAATGVGGIIRDIFSMGARPVALLNSLRFGKLENDRVKYLFEHVVSGIAGYGNCIGIPTVAGEVMFDESYEGNPLVNAMCVGLIDHDKIQRGVAKGVGNPVFYVGPATGRDGIHGATFASVELSEESEEKRTAVQVGDPFMEKLVMEATLELIDSGIVLGIQDMGAAGLTCSSAEMASKAGNGLELYLDEVPQREEGMTPYEMMLSESQERMLFVVTPENEAQAREIFERWGVICAKVGKVTDDGRLRLFHQGEEVADMPVTALVDECPVYDKPSKEPAYYAANGRVDTAAYGEAADLNAALEKVLASPTVASKEWVYKQYDHMVRTSTAVPPGSDAAVVTIPGTRKALAMTTDCNGRYVYLDPEVGGAIAVAEAARNIVCSGAEPLAITDNLNFGNPEKPEVFWQLEKSADGMSEACRVLETPVIGGNVSLYNENAKGAIYPTPVIGMVGLVEDLSHITTQEFKNAGDAIILLGETKAELGGSELQQVLEGKTEGRPPGLDLSVEKRLLETVLSAIRGGLVASAHDLSEGGLAVALAESAFGRGLGAEVNVATDLRPDHALFSESQSRILLSASQDNKAALLALLAERGVPHAEIGTVGGEELLIKVNGKPGVQASVGGLRKVWKDAIPCLMK; encoded by the coding sequence ATGACGCAGCAGTTAACAGCTAAGGAACCGACGGCGGAGCAGATTGCCGAGCAGAAGATCTACCAGCAGTTCGGCGTAACCGATCATGAGTATGGGCTTATCTGCGGTTTCATGGGCCGCCTGCCGAACTACACCGAGATCGGCGTATTCAGCGTCATGTGGTCGGAGCACTGCTCCTACAAGAATTCCAAGCCGATTCTGAGGAAGTTCCCGGTGACGGGGCCGAAGGTGCTCATGGGTCCGGGCGAAGGCGCGGGCATCGTGGATATCGGGGACAATCAGGCGGTCGTGTTCAAAATCGAATCCCATAACCATCCGTCCGCAGTCGAGCCTTACCAGGGCGCCGCGACCGGCGTCGGCGGCATCATCCGCGACATCTTCTCCATGGGCGCCCGCCCGGTGGCGCTGCTGAACAGCCTTCGCTTCGGCAAGCTGGAAAATGACCGCGTCAAATACCTGTTCGAGCATGTCGTCAGCGGCATCGCGGGCTACGGCAACTGCATCGGCATACCGACCGTCGCGGGCGAGGTGATGTTCGACGAGAGCTACGAGGGCAATCCGCTCGTCAACGCGATGTGCGTCGGCCTCATCGACCATGACAAGATCCAGCGCGGCGTCGCCAAGGGTGTCGGCAACCCGGTGTTCTACGTCGGACCCGCAACGGGCCGCGACGGCATCCACGGCGCGACCTTCGCTTCCGTCGAATTGTCGGAAGAATCCGAAGAGAAGCGCACCGCCGTCCAGGTCGGCGATCCGTTCATGGAGAAGCTCGTCATGGAAGCGACGCTTGAGCTGATCGATTCCGGCATCGTGCTCGGCATCCAGGACATGGGCGCGGCCGGCCTCACCTGCTCCAGCGCCGAGATGGCGTCCAAGGCCGGCAACGGCCTCGAGCTATACCTCGACGAGGTGCCGCAGCGCGAGGAAGGCATGACGCCCTACGAGATGATGCTGTCCGAGTCGCAGGAGCGCATGCTGTTCGTCGTCACGCCGGAGAACGAAGCTCAGGCGCGCGAAATCTTCGAACGCTGGGGCGTCATCTGCGCCAAGGTCGGCAAGGTGACCGACGACGGCCGCCTGCGCCTGTTCCACCAAGGCGAGGAAGTGGCCGACATGCCGGTCACCGCGCTCGTCGACGAATGCCCGGTGTACGACAAGCCATCCAAGGAGCCGGCCTATTATGCGGCGAACGGGCGCGTTGACACGGCTGCCTATGGCGAAGCCGCCGACCTGAACGCCGCTCTGGAAAAGGTTCTGGCCTCCCCGACGGTTGCAAGCAAGGAATGGGTATACAAGCAGTACGACCATATGGTCCGCACCAGCACGGCGGTTCCGCCGGGCTCCGACGCGGCGGTCGTGACGATTCCCGGCACGCGCAAGGCGCTGGCGATGACGACCGACTGCAACGGCCGCTACGTCTATCTCGATCCCGAGGTCGGCGGCGCGATCGCGGTCGCCGAAGCGGCGCGCAACATCGTCTGCTCAGGCGCCGAGCCGCTGGCGATTACGGACAACCTGAACTTCGGCAACCCGGAGAAGCCGGAAGTGTTCTGGCAACTGGAGAAATCCGCGGACGGCATGAGCGAAGCCTGCCGCGTGCTGGAGACGCCGGTCATCGGCGGCAACGTCAGCCTTTACAACGAGAACGCCAAGGGCGCCATCTATCCGACGCCGGTCATCGGCATGGTCGGTCTCGTGGAGGACCTCAGCCATATTACGACGCAGGAATTCAAGAATGCCGGCGACGCCATCATCCTGCTCGGAGAAACGAAGGCCGAGCTCGGCGGCAGCGAGCTGCAGCAAGTGCTGGAAGGCAAGACGGAAGGACGCCCTCCGGGCCTCGATCTCTCGGTGGAGAAGCGGCTGCTCGAAACCGTCCTGTCCGCCATCCGCGGCGGTCTCGTCGCCTCGGCGCATGACCTGTCGGAGGGCGGCTTGGCTGTCGCTCTGGCGGAATCCGCTTTTGGCCGCGGCCTCGGCGCCGAAGTGAACGTGGCGACGGACCTTCGTCCGGACCACGCGCTGTTCAGCGAATCGCAGTCGCGCATCCTGCTGAGCGCATCGCAGGACAACAAGGCGGCGCTGCTGGCGCTGCTCGCGGAGCGCGGCGTTCCCCATGCGGAGATCGGCACAGTCGGCGGAGAAGAGCTTCTCATCAAGGTGAACGGCAAGCCTGGCGTCCAGGCTTCGGTCGGCGGGCTCCGGAAAGTCTGGAAGGATGCGATTCCATGCCTGATGAAGTAA